One region of Chanodichthys erythropterus isolate Z2021 chromosome 19, ASM2448905v1, whole genome shotgun sequence genomic DNA includes:
- the syt15 gene encoding synaptotagmin-15, translated as MADPLVALACGLSAAFLFLLLFGLSVYLLWRKRRTQTLYRGLMPTTPTIPRCTAPVLQTSQSSSYGSGDVPFVVPPQFKRTSPLNEGKEGREYAEEWELHPDLHTQRGSLTGSWFPLGSIRPDLYQLPEEPSEWALPSGSAVRLWFALRYQQEREQLVVSLLRAANLPVWCQSNATLVKLQLLPSDDRRHRQAKARRKGCHPQFNDTFVFQVSNSCVDQCSLNMSMYTVDQKKHHLLGQVLIPLRHSELKEAAGKVQWRDLDNESDQPLSKNGDIQVSLNYNQSLHRLTVVVLRARGLQCSSDAGVCAQVSLKIHTQVVRNKWTTVAKGNNPSFNERLTFRLLPMQLDTACLTLQLQQPSTAEPVSLGIVVIGPFMYARGRELEHWNDMVSKPQELVRQWHPLGSADTVQGPH; from the exons ATGGCTG ATCCACTTGTAGCACTGGCTTGTGGACTGTCTGCAGCATTTCTGTTCCTGTTGCTGTTTGGCCTATCAGTCTATCTACTGTGGAGGAAGAGACGAACTCAAACGCTCTACAGGGGACTGATGCCTACCACCCCCACAATCCCAAGATGCACCGCTCCAGTGCTTCAGACATCACAGAGCAGCAGCTATGG CTCAGGTGATGTTCCTTTCGTCGTGCCTCCTCAATTCAAGAGAACATCCCCATTAAACGAGGGGAAAGAGGGAAGAGAGTATGCTGAGGAATGGGAACTCCATCCGGATCTGCACACGCAGCGAGGCTCTCTAACAGGGA GTTGGTTTCCCCTGGGCAGCATAAGGCCAGACCTGTACCAGCTCCCAGAGGAACCCAGTGAATGGGCCCTTCCCAGTGGCTCGGCTGTTCGTCTGTGGTTCGCTCTGCGGTACCAGCAGGAGAGAGAGCAGCTGGTGGTGTCTCTGCTCCGAGCTGCTAACCTGCCTGTTTGGTGCCAGAGTAATGCCACATTGGTCAAACTGCAGCTGTTGCCGTCCGATGACCGACGACACCGTCAGGCCAAAGCACGACGGAAAGGATGTCATCCACAGTTCAACGACACCTTTGTGTTTCAG GTATCTAATAGCTGTGTTGACCAGTGCTCTCTCAACATGAGCATGTACACTGTGGACCAGAAGAAGCACCATCTACTGGGTCAAGTTCTGATTCCCCTCAGACATTCTGAACTAAAGGAGGCAGCAGGCAAAGTGCAATGGAGGGATCTGGACAATGAAAGTGATCAA CCCCTCTCAAAAAATGGTGACATCCAGGTGTCTTTGAACTACAATCAGTCCCTACACCGCCTCACTGTGGTTGTTTTACGAGCACGAGGGTTGCAGTGTTCCAGTGATGCAG GTGTGTGTGCCCAGGTCTCTCTGAAGATACATACTCAGGTGGTGAGAAACAAGTGGACCACTGTGGCAAAAGGAAACAATCCATCCTTTAATGAGAGGCTTACCTTCAGACTCCTCCCCATGCAGTTGGACACAGCCTGTCTGACCCTACAGCTCCAGCAGCCCAGCACAGCGGAACCTG TGTCGTTGGGGATTGTGGTCATTGGGCCGTTCATGTATGCGAGGGGCAGAGAGCTGGAACACTGGAAcgacatggtcagcaaaccacagGAGCTGGTCAGGCAATGGCACCCACTGGGATCCGCTGACACAGTACAGGGCCCTCACTGA
- the LOC137008198 gene encoding uncharacterized protein isoform X2, translated as MFANTTKRYFTMEEGQRPTSEIYLPSISLGSVDAETVEDHELPTISLSKSSIEMVSGPPQRTELAWYRQNLRKSVSSAPCTQRPISLGGPAAGVPVNVCDYEQGSMRSGNSTPETVIWHGGTARSWSVMEDSPQRTPMQDLFLGQNQVHSGVKCVPHSPSTNRDLRMKGLVCREGCCRCCGPAENLTGCSCCRVACRMNSSGLGNSFTPQGANTEDHAQSNCESHHLTACHRSTCSGHMMNTACLRNVCSVVPCPGHLISRPACAGSPCAGQRSLLHSGLLGFPPLVSSVSETRLDSRSTGRCCGSELRGQNSSCLRLDRTGQTSLNRIVKDATTMTSDHELRDVGVQTMSDSLVSPLSHVFPEINLRADPTSDTPLTMEHMCHRTPVKEVEWDAEGMTWEVYGAAVDPEELGLAIQRHLELQIKETAAAAAAAAQTEDSTDNASSLELQPSRRKKSEGIIKTLRSSACCSNPNTVGD; from the exons ATGTTTGCTAACACAACCAAAAG ATATTTCACTATGGAGGAAGGACAACGACCTACATCTGAGATCTACCTCCCAAGCATCAGCCTTGGATCTGTTGATGCCGAAACAGTGGAGGACCATGAGCTGCCAACCATTTCTTTATCCAAAAGCTCGATAGAAATGGTGAGTGGACCTCCTCAACGAACAGAGCTGGCATGGTATCGTCAGAATTTGCGCAAGAGCGTCAGCAGTGCACCATGCACTCAAAGGCCTATCAGTCTAGGTGGACCAGCGGCTGGAGTCCCTGTGAATGTTTGTGACTATGAACAGGGGAGCATGCGCAGTGGTAACAGCACTCCTGAGACTGTAATCTGGCATGGAGGAACTGCAAGATCCTGGAGCGTCATGGAGGACTCACCCCAAAGGACTCCAATGCAGGATCTATTCCTGGGGCAAAATCAGGTCCATAGTGGTGTGAAGTGTGTTCCACACTCGCCATCCACAAACAGAGATTTAAGGATGAAGGGACTTGTATGCAGGGAGGGATGTTGTCGATGTTGTGGACCTGCGGAGAACTTGACAGGATGCAGCTGTTGCAGAGTGGCTTGCAGAATGAATTCTTCAGGTCTGGGCAACAGCTTCACGCCACAGGGAGCAAATACAGAAGACCATGCTCAGAGCAACTGTGAAAGCCATCATTTAACTGCATGCCATAGATCTACCTGTTCTGGTCACATGATGAACACTGCCTGTTTGAGAAATGTTTGCAGTGTTGTTCCATGCCCTGGACATTTGATATCTCGGCCAGCTTGTGCAGGAAGCCCCTGTGCAGGACAAAGATCACTGCTTCATTCAGGCTTGCTCGGTTTTCCACCACTTGTGTCATCTGTCAGCGAGACTAGACTTGACAGCCGGAGTACAGGCCGTTGCTGTGGATCCGAGTTAAGGGGGCAGAACTCCTCCTGCCTTAGACTAGACCGGACAGGTCAGACTAGTCTTAACAGGATAGTCAAAGATGCCACTACCATGACATCTGACCATGAGCTCAGAGATGTTGGTGTCCAGACCATGTCTGATTCCCTTGTTTCCCCTCTTTCTCACGTGTTTCCTGAAATTAATTTGAGAGCAGATCCTACCTCGGACACACCTTTGACAATGGAGCACATGTGTCATAGGACCCCTGTGAAGGAGGTGGAATGGGATGCTGAGGGTATGACCTGGGAGGTTTATGGTGCAGCTGTAGACCCTGAAGAGCTTGGCCTGGCAATCCAAAGGCATCTGGAACTTCAAATCAAAGAGACTGCAGCTGCTGCAGCTGCAGCTGCTCAAACGGAAGACTCCACGGACAATGCCAGCAGCCTGGAACTGCAGCCCAGTCGACGGAAGAAGAGTGAAGGCATTATAAAAACACTGCGCAGTTCTGCATGTTGCTCTAACCCCAATACTGTGGGAGACTAA
- the LOC137008198 gene encoding uncharacterized protein isoform X1: MFANTTKSRYFTMEEGQRPTSEIYLPSISLGSVDAETVEDHELPTISLSKSSIEMVSGPPQRTELAWYRQNLRKSVSSAPCTQRPISLGGPAAGVPVNVCDYEQGSMRSGNSTPETVIWHGGTARSWSVMEDSPQRTPMQDLFLGQNQVHSGVKCVPHSPSTNRDLRMKGLVCREGCCRCCGPAENLTGCSCCRVACRMNSSGLGNSFTPQGANTEDHAQSNCESHHLTACHRSTCSGHMMNTACLRNVCSVVPCPGHLISRPACAGSPCAGQRSLLHSGLLGFPPLVSSVSETRLDSRSTGRCCGSELRGQNSSCLRLDRTGQTSLNRIVKDATTMTSDHELRDVGVQTMSDSLVSPLSHVFPEINLRADPTSDTPLTMEHMCHRTPVKEVEWDAEGMTWEVYGAAVDPEELGLAIQRHLELQIKETAAAAAAAAQTEDSTDNASSLELQPSRRKKSEGIIKTLRSSACCSNPNTVGD; this comes from the exons ATGTTTGCTAACACAACCAAAAG TAGATATTTCACTATGGAGGAAGGACAACGACCTACATCTGAGATCTACCTCCCAAGCATCAGCCTTGGATCTGTTGATGCCGAAACAGTGGAGGACCATGAGCTGCCAACCATTTCTTTATCCAAAAGCTCGATAGAAATGGTGAGTGGACCTCCTCAACGAACAGAGCTGGCATGGTATCGTCAGAATTTGCGCAAGAGCGTCAGCAGTGCACCATGCACTCAAAGGCCTATCAGTCTAGGTGGACCAGCGGCTGGAGTCCCTGTGAATGTTTGTGACTATGAACAGGGGAGCATGCGCAGTGGTAACAGCACTCCTGAGACTGTAATCTGGCATGGAGGAACTGCAAGATCCTGGAGCGTCATGGAGGACTCACCCCAAAGGACTCCAATGCAGGATCTATTCCTGGGGCAAAATCAGGTCCATAGTGGTGTGAAGTGTGTTCCACACTCGCCATCCACAAACAGAGATTTAAGGATGAAGGGACTTGTATGCAGGGAGGGATGTTGTCGATGTTGTGGACCTGCGGAGAACTTGACAGGATGCAGCTGTTGCAGAGTGGCTTGCAGAATGAATTCTTCAGGTCTGGGCAACAGCTTCACGCCACAGGGAGCAAATACAGAAGACCATGCTCAGAGCAACTGTGAAAGCCATCATTTAACTGCATGCCATAGATCTACCTGTTCTGGTCACATGATGAACACTGCCTGTTTGAGAAATGTTTGCAGTGTTGTTCCATGCCCTGGACATTTGATATCTCGGCCAGCTTGTGCAGGAAGCCCCTGTGCAGGACAAAGATCACTGCTTCATTCAGGCTTGCTCGGTTTTCCACCACTTGTGTCATCTGTCAGCGAGACTAGACTTGACAGCCGGAGTACAGGCCGTTGCTGTGGATCCGAGTTAAGGGGGCAGAACTCCTCCTGCCTTAGACTAGACCGGACAGGTCAGACTAGTCTTAACAGGATAGTCAAAGATGCCACTACCATGACATCTGACCATGAGCTCAGAGATGTTGGTGTCCAGACCATGTCTGATTCCCTTGTTTCCCCTCTTTCTCACGTGTTTCCTGAAATTAATTTGAGAGCAGATCCTACCTCGGACACACCTTTGACAATGGAGCACATGTGTCATAGGACCCCTGTGAAGGAGGTGGAATGGGATGCTGAGGGTATGACCTGGGAGGTTTATGGTGCAGCTGTAGACCCTGAAGAGCTTGGCCTGGCAATCCAAAGGCATCTGGAACTTCAAATCAAAGAGACTGCAGCTGCTGCAGCTGCAGCTGCTCAAACGGAAGACTCCACGGACAATGCCAGCAGCCTGGAACTGCAGCCCAGTCGACGGAAGAAGAGTGAAGGCATTATAAAAACACTGCGCAGTTCTGCATGTTGCTCTAACCCCAATACTGTGGGAGACTAA
- the LOC137008198 gene encoding uncharacterized protein isoform X3: MEEGQRPTSEIYLPSISLGSVDAETVEDHELPTISLSKSSIEMVSGPPQRTELAWYRQNLRKSVSSAPCTQRPISLGGPAAGVPVNVCDYEQGSMRSGNSTPETVIWHGGTARSWSVMEDSPQRTPMQDLFLGQNQVHSGVKCVPHSPSTNRDLRMKGLVCREGCCRCCGPAENLTGCSCCRVACRMNSSGLGNSFTPQGANTEDHAQSNCESHHLTACHRSTCSGHMMNTACLRNVCSVVPCPGHLISRPACAGSPCAGQRSLLHSGLLGFPPLVSSVSETRLDSRSTGRCCGSELRGQNSSCLRLDRTGQTSLNRIVKDATTMTSDHELRDVGVQTMSDSLVSPLSHVFPEINLRADPTSDTPLTMEHMCHRTPVKEVEWDAEGMTWEVYGAAVDPEELGLAIQRHLELQIKETAAAAAAAAQTEDSTDNASSLELQPSRRKKSEGIIKTLRSSACCSNPNTVGD, from the coding sequence ATGGAGGAAGGACAACGACCTACATCTGAGATCTACCTCCCAAGCATCAGCCTTGGATCTGTTGATGCCGAAACAGTGGAGGACCATGAGCTGCCAACCATTTCTTTATCCAAAAGCTCGATAGAAATGGTGAGTGGACCTCCTCAACGAACAGAGCTGGCATGGTATCGTCAGAATTTGCGCAAGAGCGTCAGCAGTGCACCATGCACTCAAAGGCCTATCAGTCTAGGTGGACCAGCGGCTGGAGTCCCTGTGAATGTTTGTGACTATGAACAGGGGAGCATGCGCAGTGGTAACAGCACTCCTGAGACTGTAATCTGGCATGGAGGAACTGCAAGATCCTGGAGCGTCATGGAGGACTCACCCCAAAGGACTCCAATGCAGGATCTATTCCTGGGGCAAAATCAGGTCCATAGTGGTGTGAAGTGTGTTCCACACTCGCCATCCACAAACAGAGATTTAAGGATGAAGGGACTTGTATGCAGGGAGGGATGTTGTCGATGTTGTGGACCTGCGGAGAACTTGACAGGATGCAGCTGTTGCAGAGTGGCTTGCAGAATGAATTCTTCAGGTCTGGGCAACAGCTTCACGCCACAGGGAGCAAATACAGAAGACCATGCTCAGAGCAACTGTGAAAGCCATCATTTAACTGCATGCCATAGATCTACCTGTTCTGGTCACATGATGAACACTGCCTGTTTGAGAAATGTTTGCAGTGTTGTTCCATGCCCTGGACATTTGATATCTCGGCCAGCTTGTGCAGGAAGCCCCTGTGCAGGACAAAGATCACTGCTTCATTCAGGCTTGCTCGGTTTTCCACCACTTGTGTCATCTGTCAGCGAGACTAGACTTGACAGCCGGAGTACAGGCCGTTGCTGTGGATCCGAGTTAAGGGGGCAGAACTCCTCCTGCCTTAGACTAGACCGGACAGGTCAGACTAGTCTTAACAGGATAGTCAAAGATGCCACTACCATGACATCTGACCATGAGCTCAGAGATGTTGGTGTCCAGACCATGTCTGATTCCCTTGTTTCCCCTCTTTCTCACGTGTTTCCTGAAATTAATTTGAGAGCAGATCCTACCTCGGACACACCTTTGACAATGGAGCACATGTGTCATAGGACCCCTGTGAAGGAGGTGGAATGGGATGCTGAGGGTATGACCTGGGAGGTTTATGGTGCAGCTGTAGACCCTGAAGAGCTTGGCCTGGCAATCCAAAGGCATCTGGAACTTCAAATCAAAGAGACTGCAGCTGCTGCAGCTGCAGCTGCTCAAACGGAAGACTCCACGGACAATGCCAGCAGCCTGGAACTGCAGCCCAGTCGACGGAAGAAGAGTGAAGGCATTATAAAAACACTGCGCAGTTCTGCATGTTGCTCTAACCCCAATACTGTGGGAGACTAA